The following proteins are co-located in the Polymorphospora rubra genome:
- a CDS encoding macro domain-containing protein, with the protein MSLEQAAPLLDVVLTDVNTRVVQAWRAAFADTPEVRISRGSILNHQVDAWVSPTNSLGRMDGGVDAVIRRHLGAGIQLRVQRAIKDRFGGVLPVGSAVCVPSGAENPRFLISTPTMVRSAENVSETLNVALACAAAFQAIHIQNRRAPGSIASVALVGMGAATGEVPPRVCANLMWTGYTLFHDHRFEDYDDLRQTILDQLGDIETRPEEERVRVRPPTRRGAGR; encoded by the coding sequence ATGTCCCTGGAACAGGCCGCGCCATTGCTCGACGTGGTGCTGACGGACGTCAACACGAGGGTGGTGCAGGCGTGGCGGGCGGCGTTCGCCGACACCCCCGAGGTACGGATCAGCCGGGGTTCGATCCTGAACCATCAGGTCGACGCCTGGGTCAGCCCGACCAACTCGCTGGGGCGGATGGACGGCGGGGTCGACGCGGTGATCCGGCGGCACCTCGGTGCCGGCATCCAGCTGCGGGTGCAGCGGGCGATCAAGGACCGGTTCGGCGGTGTGCTGCCGGTGGGCAGCGCCGTCTGCGTACCGTCCGGGGCGGAGAACCCGCGGTTCCTGATCTCGACGCCGACGATGGTGCGGTCGGCGGAGAACGTCAGCGAGACGCTGAACGTCGCGCTGGCCTGCGCCGCCGCGTTCCAGGCGATCCACATCCAGAACCGGCGGGCGCCGGGCAGCATCGCCTCGGTGGCGCTGGTCGGGATGGGCGCGGCGACCGGCGAGGTGCCGCCCCGGGTCTGCGCCAATCTGATGTGGACCGGCTACACGCTCTTCCATGACCACCGGTTCGAGGACTACGACGACCTGCGGCAGACGATCCTGGACCAGCTCGGCGACATCGAGACGCGGCCCGAGGAGGAACGGGTGCGGGTCAGGCCGCCGACCCGCCGGGGTGCCGGACGGTAG
- a CDS encoding VOC family protein, whose product MTDEVAVRIARPCTDLAAAERFYVQGLGLDLLHRIAASGPAEHDLLIVGWRHAAWHLELVGGANLTAKPAPTSEDLLVLYLGDPVDETLVTRLEQAGGSVVGQGPYWDRWGVTVRDPDGYRLVLASRRWSNAG is encoded by the coding sequence ATGACCGACGAGGTGGCGGTTCGCATCGCCCGCCCGTGCACCGACCTCGCGGCCGCCGAGCGCTTCTACGTACAGGGCCTCGGCCTTGACCTGCTGCACCGGATCGCCGCGAGCGGCCCGGCGGAACACGACCTGCTCATTGTCGGCTGGCGGCACGCGGCGTGGCATCTGGAGTTGGTCGGTGGCGCCAACCTGACGGCGAAGCCGGCACCCACCAGCGAGGATCTGCTCGTTCTCTATCTGGGCGACCCCGTCGACGAGACCCTGGTGACGCGACTGGAGCAGGCCGGGGGCAGCGTCGTCGGGCAGGGGCCGTACTGGGACCGCTGGGGCGTCACGGTGCGGGATCCGGACGGTTACCGACTCGTCCTCGCCAGCCGGCGCTGGTCGAACGCCGGCTGA
- a CDS encoding helix-turn-helix transcriptional regulator: MDRGWPLVGRGDELRSIEAAMRSGTPHGVLLAGPAGVGKTRLAREVLTAAEQRGAVTRWVVGTEPSRGLPLGAFAALLGALSGDPTALVAQASRVLVADAGDGPVVLGVDDAHLLDEMSALLVHQLVLHSAAVVVATVRTGETVPDLVTHLWKDGYLERLEVAPLEQRQTGSLLEAVLGGPVESKTVRRVWQITQGNALYLRHFVDGEIEADRLRPVRGVWRWSGGGVSPGLTDLVTIRMGELAEPVATVVDLLALAEPLGVRLLARLADPAAIEQAERAGLVRAEQDGRRLEARLTHPLFGEVRRARMGVLRARRLRGRISRAIADTGSRRADDTLRRAVLALDSDLEPDRRLLLDAASRAGQLCDLPLTVRLGQAAQAAGGGFEAHMITMAALNGLSRPAGAEAAALAATAGTDDEVARATVAQVLNLAWMALRPAPAEAILAAAEARIVGDPGRTRLLALRALFDGQRARPATAIEAATAALAAPDLPDESAALAATGYVVSLATVGRADELAAATARGLASAGRSAEFGYVRFPLITSQLTGLRLAGYLREAADIAYAGWESVRGLDLPALISTVLVGDVTLAQGRPVSALRWLREAHAGLERFDEAGGFEHVCLIPLGRALALTGDLTAAADVLARLRTRQHPMVLFLQPDLVLSHAWLAAAQGVSSEAVTLAHEAASIAATTGQFAHEVLALHTAVCFGDRSVAGRLTTLAARVDGPRAPAAATHATALAADDGDGLWTASDLLERMGDQLAAADAAAQAAAAYRRGNRRGAAHRAAARVHRLTEHCEGVRTLATSTTVQPLPLTGREREIGGLAARGMTNREIAHRLVVSVRTIENHLYRINAKLGTGGRAELAEVFHEEMPVPRPTARDDHDR, encoded by the coding sequence ATGGATCGAGGTTGGCCGCTGGTGGGGCGCGGGGACGAACTACGTTCCATCGAGGCGGCGATGCGGTCCGGCACCCCGCACGGCGTACTGCTGGCCGGTCCGGCCGGGGTCGGCAAGACCCGGCTGGCCCGCGAGGTGCTCACCGCGGCGGAACAGCGCGGCGCCGTCACCCGGTGGGTCGTCGGTACGGAGCCGTCGCGAGGGCTTCCGCTGGGCGCCTTCGCGGCGCTGCTCGGTGCCCTGAGCGGGGACCCGACGGCGCTGGTGGCGCAGGCGTCCCGGGTGCTCGTCGCGGATGCGGGCGACGGACCGGTCGTGCTCGGGGTCGACGACGCCCACCTGCTCGACGAGATGTCGGCGCTGCTGGTGCACCAGTTGGTCCTGCACTCCGCGGCGGTCGTGGTCGCCACCGTACGCACCGGTGAGACGGTGCCGGACCTGGTCACCCACCTGTGGAAGGACGGATACCTCGAACGGCTCGAGGTGGCGCCGCTCGAACAGCGGCAGACCGGATCGTTGCTGGAAGCCGTCCTGGGCGGACCGGTGGAGAGCAAGACCGTACGCCGCGTCTGGCAGATCACCCAGGGAAACGCGTTGTACCTGCGGCACTTCGTCGACGGCGAGATCGAGGCCGACCGGCTGCGCCCGGTACGGGGGGTGTGGCGGTGGTCGGGCGGCGGGGTGTCGCCCGGCCTGACCGACCTGGTGACGATCCGGATGGGCGAACTGGCCGAGCCCGTGGCGACCGTGGTCGACCTGCTCGCCCTCGCCGAACCGCTGGGTGTCCGCCTGCTCGCCCGGCTCGCCGACCCGGCGGCGATCGAACAGGCCGAGCGGGCCGGGCTCGTCCGCGCCGAACAGGACGGCCGGCGGCTGGAGGCCCGGCTGACCCACCCGCTGTTCGGGGAGGTCAGACGCGCCCGGATGGGAGTACTGCGGGCCCGCCGGCTTCGCGGCCGGATCAGCCGGGCGATCGCCGACACCGGGAGCCGCCGGGCCGACGACACCCTCCGTCGGGCCGTACTGGCGCTGGACTCGGACCTGGAACCGGACCGGCGGCTGCTGCTCGACGCGGCCAGCCGCGCCGGCCAGTTGTGCGACCTCCCGCTGACGGTACGTCTCGGGCAGGCGGCGCAGGCCGCCGGCGGCGGATTCGAGGCACACATGATCACGATGGCGGCGCTCAACGGACTGAGCCGTCCGGCGGGCGCCGAGGCCGCGGCGCTGGCCGCGACGGCGGGTACGGACGACGAGGTGGCCCGTGCCACGGTGGCCCAGGTGCTCAACCTGGCGTGGATGGCGTTGCGGCCCGCGCCGGCGGAGGCGATCCTGGCGGCGGCCGAGGCACGGATCGTCGGCGACCCGGGGCGCACCCGGCTCCTGGCGCTCCGCGCGTTGTTCGACGGGCAGCGTGCCCGGCCGGCCACGGCGATCGAGGCGGCGACGGCCGCGCTCGCGGCACCGGACCTGCCCGACGAGTCGGCCGCCCTCGCCGCCACCGGATACGTCGTCAGCCTGGCCACCGTCGGCCGGGCCGACGAACTCGCCGCCGCGACCGCACGCGGCCTGGCCTCGGCCGGCCGGTCGGCGGAGTTCGGCTACGTACGCTTCCCGCTGATCACCTCGCAACTCACCGGGTTGCGTCTGGCCGGCTACCTCCGGGAGGCGGCCGACATCGCGTACGCCGGCTGGGAGTCCGTGCGGGGCCTCGACCTGCCGGCGTTGATCAGCACGGTGCTGGTGGGTGACGTCACCCTGGCCCAGGGGCGGCCGGTCAGCGCCCTGCGTTGGCTGCGTGAGGCGCACGCCGGCCTGGAGCGGTTCGACGAGGCCGGCGGTTTCGAGCACGTGTGCCTGATTCCACTGGGCCGGGCGCTGGCGCTGACGGGTGACCTGACCGCGGCGGCCGACGTCCTGGCCAGACTGCGCACCCGGCAGCACCCGATGGTGCTGTTCCTCCAGCCCGACCTGGTCCTGTCCCACGCCTGGCTGGCCGCCGCGCAGGGCGTGTCGAGCGAGGCGGTCACGCTCGCACACGAGGCGGCGTCGATCGCGGCGACGACCGGACAGTTCGCCCACGAGGTGCTGGCGCTGCACACCGCGGTCTGCTTCGGCGACCGGTCGGTGGCCGGGCGGCTCACCACGCTGGCCGCCCGGGTGGACGGCCCGCGCGCCCCGGCGGCCGCCACGCACGCGACGGCGTTGGCCGCCGACGACGGCGACGGCCTCTGGACCGCGTCGGACCTGCTGGAGCGGATGGGTGACCAGTTGGCCGCCGCCGACGCGGCGGCGCAGGCGGCGGCCGCGTACCGGCGGGGCAACCGGCGCGGGGCGGCACATCGGGCCGCCGCGCGGGTACACCGGCTCACCGAACACTGCGAGGGTGTCCGGACCCTGGCGACGAGCACCACCGTCCAACCCCTGCCGCTCACCGGACGCGAGCGCGAGATCGGCGGACTGGCCGCCCGGGGCATGACGAACCGGGAGATCGCGCACCGCCTGGTCGTGTCGGTACGCACCATCGAGAACCACCTCTACCGGATCAACGCGAAGCTGGGCACCGGCGGCCGGGCCGAGCTTGCCGAGGTGTTCCACGAGGAGATGCCCGTACCGCGACCCACGGCCCGCGACGACCACGACCGGTGA
- a CDS encoding ADP-ribosyltransferase domain-containing protein, with protein sequence MSEPTAPTTPDPNDPLALAELFTGGGEPWLPLLKPVIEAQPAAATFIGPGRGPGVVPVRELTFQALKPHPPEKWKVVVFGQNPYPRPESATGIAMFDNTFHNWADSQFGRVVSIRCIIKAAAMWKYGIPKKTPIADIRALLKQHDTVQPPEWFQAMLTQGVLLLNAALTASGDGSLATDQHTAFWRPVVERLVEEILKAKQNADEADRGVVFAWWGAHARGLKSLVLRLQRKYPDVPVRHIDHPNPAAQGDIFCDGDHFAVVNAALAGLGADEIDWLPSKGWSTNAARTGGADTGTADRMGAFITSTMELHQLYLERLASVKDEGLVLPAITGVLDVPLMDFREAVAPVAELLAGLNWHVEQSYRFGTKQAESTDAGLSVDEAAAVYLYTCESAFYRQINATLRHADRGRVVPYLPYLRLLFSALDRLPVRTGPLWRGVSLDLRSQYPVGRTVTWWGVSSCTSKLDVAQGFLGRRGRRTLFEVRPERAVGIRRYSAFTGEEEFLLAPGTQLEVTEVTAERGGLCTVRLTELAAERLVA encoded by the coding sequence ATGAGCGAGCCCACCGCTCCCACGACGCCGGACCCGAACGACCCGCTGGCGCTCGCCGAACTCTTCACCGGTGGCGGTGAGCCGTGGCTGCCGTTGCTGAAGCCGGTCATCGAGGCGCAGCCGGCCGCGGCGACGTTCATCGGCCCGGGGCGCGGCCCGGGTGTCGTACCGGTCCGGGAGCTGACCTTCCAGGCGCTCAAGCCGCACCCGCCGGAGAAGTGGAAGGTCGTCGTCTTCGGACAGAACCCGTACCCGAGGCCGGAGAGCGCCACCGGCATCGCGATGTTCGACAACACCTTCCACAACTGGGCGGACAGCCAGTTCGGTCGGGTGGTCAGCATCCGCTGCATCATCAAGGCGGCGGCGATGTGGAAGTACGGCATCCCGAAGAAGACCCCGATCGCCGACATCCGCGCCCTGCTGAAGCAGCACGACACCGTGCAGCCGCCGGAGTGGTTCCAGGCGATGCTGACCCAGGGCGTACTGCTGCTCAACGCGGCACTGACCGCGAGCGGCGACGGTTCGCTGGCCACCGACCAGCACACCGCGTTCTGGCGGCCGGTCGTCGAACGGCTCGTCGAGGAGATCCTGAAGGCCAAGCAGAACGCCGACGAGGCCGACCGTGGCGTGGTCTTCGCCTGGTGGGGCGCGCACGCCCGCGGCCTCAAGAGCCTCGTGCTCCGGCTCCAGAGGAAATACCCGGACGTGCCGGTCCGGCACATCGACCACCCGAACCCGGCGGCACAGGGTGACATCTTCTGCGACGGCGACCACTTCGCGGTGGTGAACGCGGCGCTGGCCGGGCTCGGCGCCGACGAGATCGACTGGCTGCCCAGCAAGGGATGGAGCACGAACGCGGCCCGGACCGGCGGGGCGGACACCGGCACGGCCGACCGGATGGGCGCGTTCATCACCTCGACCATGGAGCTGCACCAGCTCTATCTCGAACGACTCGCCAGCGTCAAGGACGAGGGCCTGGTCCTGCCGGCGATCACCGGCGTCCTCGACGTTCCGCTGATGGACTTCCGCGAGGCGGTCGCCCCGGTCGCCGAGCTTCTTGCCGGGCTCAACTGGCACGTGGAGCAGTCGTACCGGTTCGGCACGAAGCAGGCGGAGTCCACCGACGCCGGCCTGTCCGTCGACGAGGCCGCCGCCGTCTACCTCTACACCTGCGAGTCGGCGTTCTACCGGCAGATCAACGCCACCCTGCGGCACGCCGACCGCGGCCGGGTGGTGCCGTACCTGCCGTACCTGCGGTTGCTCTTCTCCGCCCTGGACCGGCTGCCGGTCCGTACCGGGCCGTTGTGGCGCGGCGTGTCGCTGGACCTGCGGTCGCAGTACCCGGTCGGCAGGACCGTGACCTGGTGGGGCGTCTCCTCGTGTACGTCGAAGCTCGATGTCGCCCAGGGGTTCCTCGGCCGCCGCGGCCGGCGGACCCTCTTCGAGGTACGTCCCGAACGGGCGGTCGGCATCCGCCGCTACTCCGCTTTCACCGGTGAGGAGGAGTTCCTTCTCGCCCCCGGTACCCAGCTCGAGGTGACCGAGGTGACCGCCGAGCGTGGCGGTCTCTGCACGGTGCGGTTGACCGAACTGGCCGCCGAGCGCCTGGTGGCCTGA
- a CDS encoding helix-turn-helix domain-containing protein — MVIDRTGLAEFLRRRRESLQPEDVGLPRGQRRRTTGLRREEVASLCHMSTDYYSRLERERGPQPSEQMIASIAQGLHLSLDERDHLFRLAGHNPPTRVRPASTSTPACCASSTVCATRPRRS, encoded by the coding sequence ATGGTTATCGACCGGACCGGACTGGCGGAGTTCCTCCGGCGCCGCCGGGAGTCGCTGCAACCGGAGGACGTCGGCCTTCCCCGTGGACAACGCCGCAGGACCACCGGGCTACGCCGCGAGGAGGTCGCCTCTCTCTGCCACATGTCGACCGACTACTACTCCCGCCTCGAACGGGAACGTGGGCCCCAGCCGTCCGAGCAGATGATCGCGTCGATCGCGCAGGGACTTCACCTCTCCCTCGACGAGCGTGACCATCTCTTCCGGCTCGCCGGGCACAACCCGCCGACCCGGGTACGGCCAGCGAGCACATCAACCCCGGCCTGCTGCGCATCCTCGACCGTCTGCGCGACACGCCCGCGGAGATCGTGA